One Halococcus salsus genomic window, ACGCCAATGACGATAAATCCGATAAATCCTAGACGAGTGATGCTGAATGTCTCATCAAAGAGGAGGATGCCAAGGAGTGCTGTTGCAGTCGCTCCGATTCCCGTCCAAGCAGCGTATACAGTTCCAATTGGAAGTGACTGAACCGCTCTCCCTAAGAGGACCACACTAATCGCCATCGAGATAACTGTCGCAATACTCGGAACGAGCTTCGTGAATCCATCCGAGAGTTCAAGTCCGATCGCCCACCCAGTCTCGAACACTCCTGCAATGATGAGATATACCCATGCCGAGTTCATCACTTCGACTAATGATTCACATCATAAAGGGCCTACTGGGTCAACTGCTGTTTCTCATCTCGTGTAGAGCAACCGACT contains:
- a CDS encoding DMT family transporter; this encodes MNSAWVYLIIAGVFETGWAIGLELSDGFTKLVPSIATVISMAISVVLLGRAVQSLPIGTVYAAWTGIGATATALLGILLFDETFSITRLGFIGFIVIGVAGLELSSRSQLVSQLALIPLLIE